The nucleotide sequence ATTAGAGCAGGTTTCTTTTACCACCATTAACTAACCTTCTTCCAGAATTCAGAACTGCAGCAAAATTTGTAAAGAGCTAGACTCATGATGACACAGCTTGTCCAATAATCAAGCAGCTTTCACTTTAAACTTTGGCCCTACTTCAACATCTAAAGTGTACTGAAGGTACTCCTCTGATAAGAATTTCTCTTtcctggagaagaaaacagcATCTAGGCAAAACCCCTGATGATTTTAGCACACTGTAAATTATATCTGTATTTAGCATCTAACTTGGTTTTGGGCACTCTTTAAGTTTCACTATTATAGCAAACAATAAGTTTGACTGGGCATGATTACTGAAATTTACAGAATTAACAGGACAAGAAAAACTTCACCCATCAGCCTTGCAATTTGGGAGAGCTAAATAAAATCATTTAAGAGCCAGGTCTCTTCCTGCATGACTCGAGGCATTTAGATAGAAACTTAAGTTTCATCAGGCTCCCTTAATAATCCACATACACAAAAATACAGGCACATGACCTGGAGATATGTATGTTGCTACTGCAGCTTTATACAGGTATTTCAAATTTTCAATATACAACATCTTCCCATatgcagaaataataattttttgctttatggATTAATATGGTTCATATAAAAGAGGTACAAAAAGCTGCTACGGCTAATACAAAACGGAAGAAACATTTAAAGTACCATTTCAGCTGTACACTGTTcatcagataaaaataaaaatgagccCTGCACTTCTCATGTTTGGAAAGTTTTAATACCATCTTTACCACATCTTAAATAGGTTTTAAATGTTATGGAAACACAAGCAAAATAATTCTGGACAAGGAACTCTTATCAATATAAGGAAAATTTTatcaaattacatttttaaaaacaatttgtCACTTTTATATGGGATATTTCATTGTGTAAAAAATCAAACTTATTTATCATGACTTCTAGTACTCTAAGAAAACTAATGATTCAACATGAATTCAATGCAAGGTCCTGCTTCAACAGTGAAAGTCTCACTTCgtttaaatgtttttcacagACCTTACAGGTAAAAGATAACTTGTTGATATTTTAATCTTAGAATTACCTGATCTATTAGTATCTTTAACCCAAAACTTTActaaaaaaatagtgaaaacaTACCTCCCTCACTTACCTGTGATATTCTAAGCCTAATCCAATTTAAACATGTGCTTTTCCAATTTTTCCTACTCTAGGCCTTCTTCTTCGTGACAACTGAGCACAACACTCATAGTTTCATCAGGATTCAAAGGCAACAGCTGTCTTGCTTAATGACACCCATTTTGCTGAAATAACACGTTCTTCttaaaaagaggggggaaaggaCAGGAAACATCCAGGCATTAGCAGAAGACACTTACCATTGATCTTTTGCATGCAAAGAAAGTCACTTGCAAACTCCTACAGTGTCCTTCCTTCAAGCACTGTTTAGGGCTTTTGTTTTCCTagtaaatgaaaaaagaaaggattaaaaatctgatttctgcAGCTCATCAAAGAGACATCAAAGCACTTCACAGACTCATAGAACAGAATCACCGAATACTCTGAGCTGGAAAgcacccacaaggatcacccAGTCCAGCTCTTAAGAGAAGACCAATACAGCGATCGGACCCACGACCCTGGCACTATTAGCACCACGCTCTGGCCAGCTGAGTAATTTGGGATGGAAGGTGCCTTTGAGGATCATTTACTTCCAGCTTCAGAGAACTTCACTAGGGATATCGCTTCGGTACGGTGACCTGCGCTCTCCTCTGGAGCTGTAATTCCCTAAACTGCCGCAAACAAGAGGTCTGCCCCCGTAACAGGGCAAACCTGCGGGTCCCCGGCCCCGAAGGGCGGCCGCGCTCACCTGCAGCACGCAGGAGCTCTCCAGCAGGCACTGCCGCAGGTCCTCCCTCACGCCGCTGCAGGCCCGCCCGTCCTCCTCCTTATCCTCGTAGTACTTGGGCATGGCGGCGAGCCCGGCGCTACGCCCCGCTGCCGCCCGCCCCGAGGCCACGGCCGACCGCCGCCGCCATGCCGGGCGCTGCGACCGCTTCCGGCGGGGACAGGAAGGGCCGGGGCGGCTCCGCCAAGGATCCCGAGCGCCTGCGCGGCGGAGGGTGCCGGAAGGCTGCGGGAGGCGGCCGCGGTGGCGGTGGCGgtgccgggcggggcgggggtcGCGCCGCGGGCCGGGGCAGCAGGTGAGACCCTCAGCGCGGGGCGGGGCTCGGGGGTGCGGCGCTGCCCGGCCCGGAGCTGAGCGCGGGCCCCGCTGAGGGGGGGCGGATGTTTGTCAGCAGCGGCGGCCGGGCCGCTCCTAAGTCGTGGGATCGTACACTGTTAAGGGCTGGAAGAAACCgcaaagatcatctggttccaactcCGCCGCCGTGGGCAGGGATACCTCcccctagaccaggttgttctaAGCCCCATCTGACCTGGCTTGAGCACTGCCAGGGTTGGGGCgtccacagcctccctgggcagcctgtgccagtgcctcacacCCCCCACTCCCCCTCCCACACACAcgcagtaaagaatttcttccttgtatCTAACTTAAACTTTCCCTGTTTCAATTTGTACCCTTTACTCCTTGCCGTATCACTGCAGTTCTTGATGAAGTCTCCcagcttccctcttttcccccctcgTATATTGGGAGGTGCTAGGAGGTCTCCACgcagccttctcttcttcaaGCTGAACTGCCGCAACTTTCCCTGCCTGTCTTCATAAAGGAGGTTCTCCAGCCCTCTTACCAGCTCCagggcctcctctggacttgctccaacaaaTGTCATTGTTTATGCTTCTGCTCTGTTTTTGTCACTCCAGCATTGCATCCGTGGCCTGCATCACAGTATTTTATTATATCTGTGTGCAAAATCAAATACATCTTTTGAAACCCTTTCTTTAGCAAGATGCTGCCAACCACGTTGGTTAATTCTGGGAGCCAGGGCAATGGTGTGCGGAGCCCCAGAGATGCTGCGAGACACACGGCCGGAGCGAAACGCTACAAGTACCTCCGGAGGCTCTTCCACTTCCGACAGATGGACTTCGAGTTTGCGCTTTGGCAGATGCTTTACCTGTTCACTTCACCACAGAGGGTTTACAGGAACTTTCACTACAGAAAACAGACAAAGGACCAATGGGCGAGAGATGATCCTGCTTTTCTAGTGCTGCTCAGTGTCTGGCTCTGTGGTGAGTGCAGGAGAACAGACAGCATAATGAAGAGGGAGGGAGAGTTTAGGGGTGAAcgtttattttccttttaataacacacacacagaaaggaCCAATCTGTATGGATGATCTTTTAATCAAAgtagaacagaagaaaaaggcCTAGCCTTTTTGAAGTTAAGGTGGGAAGTAGAAATCAGAGTAGGGTTAAGTAGTACTTTGTAGTCTTGAATTTCTCTCTCCATTGCTACTcattttctgttgcattttaaaCTGCATAGTTCACTGTAACTTTACAGACAGTAAGAAAACCCTATGCCACACGGcagtgtttttgtttaaaaatactgagtATTTGGATTACCTGAATATTATGGATAAAACACTGTCTTTCCCATAATGACCCTGGTGAGATCCTGTATATTGCAGAATTAAGCTATAAAAAAGTGGCTAATATAAATGACTGAACTGCAAATTAAATATCATCTCAGTTGCATTCTATTAAATAGTGTATTGCTGTTCGTAATAGAAAAACTCTTAACTGAAATAGAATTACACATGTGGTTTGGGTTAACAAGAAGCTTTTATAAAACAAAGAATGTTCTATTGTAGCATTGTCTgaattttttcaaaaaatagtTTGGGTGGAGCATTTCAATTAGGCACAAGTATAGATGAGTGTTCATATTATGAATAAATTGCATTATATCTAGTTTCTGGTGGAAAAAAACATGAGCTGTTGGACTGAAAATCTCAGGAGAAAGATAAGACAACTGGAGATTTCATAACAGAATACTTAGAAAAGCCCCATCAGTTTAAGATCTCATGCTTTTATTTCTACAGCTGACTTTAAtgatctttctttcctttcagtgtCTACTGTAGGATTTGGATTTGTATTGGacatggggttttttgaaaCAATAAAACTGCTACTTTGGGTTGTATTCATAGACTGTGTAGGCGTTGGGCTCCTGATTGCAACTCTGATGTGGTAAGTAGTGATCTCTGAAGCCAAGTTGCATACTGCTGTTCAGACACAAAGAGTCCTCTGCTGTTTGTGAGACCCTTGGTTCTTTGTTTGGGATAAACTTACACTCAAGTATTGACTATAGGTTTCATACTGTTGGAGTAATTGTTTCAAAATGATAGCTTAAAAAAGAATATATCTCTTTCTTTACTATTTCCTACAAAGTTAAATGTTCAGGTGATCTGTATAATGATGAACATTCCAGCTTTCTTTCATCTTGAGCTGGTTGATGTTCAGCAGTAATgccacatgaaaaaaaaaagtgtttataaaaaaaaaaaaaaaaaagctcttccattaaaataatgaatgaaaAAGTCAAGCAGCGTAAGCCTGAGGATGATTCTGTTTATGCAGGGCAATATACACTTGGCCTGTGCTTCTTGCTGAAGATTGTAGCTACTGCTACTACAGCCACATCTGTTCTGTCTTGTGCTTGGcacctttttgttttgttggtagGCGCTGCTAGTTTTATCCTCTACAGGCCAGAGACTTGCAGAAGtagagaggcaggagcaggtcATTTTACAATCCAGGCCTCATCAGCACCATAGAtgtgtccctgcagcagtgagggagcCATGAAGTGACAGAAAGCCAgtgtttctgtgctgcagcagggggGAGGGTATCAAagaaagaattttcattttacaagGAACTTAAGAAACCAAGGACATTTAAGAGTTCTTAGGGATGGAGCATCTTAGTGATGGAACTTTAGCATCTTAAAGTGGTGATGATTGGTAAAGGGATAAATCCTGACAGTGGCCTCAGGAACTCCTGCTTGTAATTGCAAAATTGAAAATGAGGCACATAAAATAAACTTAGCGGATAGATAAAAGGTCCATCTGACCTATGCTTCTGTCTGGCACAGCAACCCATAAATTGCTTGGGGAAGAGCTTATAGTAATGCTCCCTGCCCCCATTCTCCAGCAATTTGTGGTCCAGGATGCAGTCTCCCAAGCCAAGAAGACTGCAGCATCTGCTGGTTTTACTCTGTGTTTTAGTCAGCTTCCTGCAGGCCTCAATACCAATCACCTGGCTCAAGTTTGGTTCAAGTCCCCTCTTCCAGTGCAGGCTCACTTTTCTTCCCAAAAGCTCCCCCCATTCCTAATGAGTCTAAACTCCTTGTTGCCTCACCTCTCCTCACCTTGCACCCAGGCTCTGCCTCTTTGCAACCCCACTCTTGGGACAAAGAGTAGGTCAGAGGAAGTTTCCATGAAAACTCTGGTCTCTTATTTCGGAGCATGTATTGACTTCTTGTTCCTCTAAATGGGATAAATATTTTGGTGTCAGCAGAACTTAAGCTGAAGAAAGAGCCGTGAGGCTAATTCAGTAGTCTGTAATACCAGGCAGTGCACATTGCATTTGCACATCTTTTTAGTAATAATAGGCACATGTTATGAGCACTCTCCTGTCCTTGCAGTGCATTAGTTCTGTAGAGATGAAATAAGCCATCTCTGCATGAGGTGTGCTGATCCTGTACTAGCACTTCACTGAAATCATTTCCCTGTGTGTACAGAGAGAAGTGGCAGCTTGTGACTGCACTGATAAATTGTAGCACTGATCTCTTCTTTATAAAgaagttttgtttctgtattacCCACCAGGTATTTCAGCTACCTGTAGCATGCAAGGGATGTGATGATAGTTTTAACAAAACCATTTTAACAATAGTCTGGTCTGCATGAttcttgcatgtttttattCCCAGATAGCAGAAACTTTGTGGTGGAGAGTTGGGATTGCATATGACTTACTACATCAAACCCATGTGCTGTCAGTCAGCTTTACAGATTTGTATTAACAACAGTCTCAAATACCTTTTCATGTAGGTTCATTTCAAATAAGTACTTAGTGAAGCAGCAGAACAGAGATTATGATGTGGAGTGGGGATATGCCTTTGATGTACATCTGAATGCTTTCTACCCTCTTCTAGTCATCCTGCATTTTATCCAGCTTTTCTTCATCAACTGTAAGTACAATACTTTGAGCTCTCTGCTTCAGAATGGTTCACTATCAAAACAGCTGAGAGCAAGCAGTTCTCTCTTGCAGATGTCATCATATCTGATTCTGTCATTGGGTATTTTGTTGGGAACACATTATGGCTGATTGCAATTGGCTATTACATCTACGTGACATTCCTAGGATACAGTGGTGAGTAAcatcaattttttttgtatttgcttcTTCTTTTGTAAAAAGAAGAGCATGTTTTCAGCCTGTTAATTTGATCTTGGCTTGTTATTTGTAAAGCAGAGGTTCAGCTGCATGttgaaataattctttctttgtGGTAAATAAGTTTGATAGAAATGTACCAATCCATGTTTTCAACTGGGTGGACATCTTAACCAAAGAATCCACCTCATCAAATTCCCTTTCTGTATTAGATCTGTAACACCACAACTTGGTTTTCTTGTTCCTCTGTAAATCCACGTGAAGATGTTTGCATTAGATTAAAATTATGTAATGAGTTTAAGTTCATAGTTTTAGGTAAAACAGTTCCCCAAGGCATTTTGAGATAACTGTAGGGCTAGTAGGGCAGAGATGTCTGAggagggcagcagagcagaattattttttattgctgcCTTGCCCCAAGGCTACTCTACTTGAAGCACCTTTTTTAAAGAGCACTACTTTATACTTGCTTCAATATTGCTTCTGTTTCAGCATTGCCCTTCTTGAAGAACACAGCTATTCTTTTGTATCCATTTGCACTTCTCATCATGCTCTATTTGATCTCATTAGCATGTGGATGGAACTTCACCAAGATGCTTTGTTCCTTTTATAAGTACAGAGTGAAATAAAACCAGGACTTCATGTATctaatgtttattttgtttctacCGTAGCCATTTtgacagtaaagaaaaaattaagaacatTTTGTAAATGGTTGTAAATTTCTCTTTATTGTAGATAATTGTGTAAAAAAGTTTGAAGTgtccttttttattaaaatatttacaacagTAAACATGTTAGCAATTTTGTTCAAATACCTTCGCAGTACATTCCTAAAAACAAGTTGTACATTTCTGTAGCTTAAATTTAACTGCAACAAGTCTATGTAGCATAACTCTTACTGCAGATACTTTGCACATACTGGCATAAGCTCTATATTATGAGGGGTTTAAGTGACAccaaaaagcagttttcttgAAGAGTAATATTACAATATGTTGCCTTGGGACTGTGTGAAAGTACAGATCTTAATAGTGTTGCGATGGTAAAGCAACAACTGTCTCTAGATACAGATCTGTCCTCTCTTTGTATGAAACATTGTAAGAACAGATTTACTTCAGTGACTACTTCAAATATATGTGGACAACTCTGGCACACAGAAAAAACAGTGATGAAAGGCACAATTAACATGACCCATACCAGGTTTCCAAAGATAGCAGCAAGTTTTTAAACCCAATCTCTAGCAGTCCAGTGGGTATTACTACATCCACCATTCTGAGTGGCAGGTCAATGAATATGGAAGGAAAGTACAAGTTGGTTTGGCTACAAGGGTGGGCTCATGGCAATGCCTGCAGCTGTAACGTCCACAAGGCAGAAGTAGAAACTGACCATCACAAACAATACCTTATGGAAAGTGAAGATGACAGCTTTCTAATGCAGTGTTCAGCATGGAACATGAGCACTAGGATTCAGTTTCCAAAACAACACAAGAGTAAACTGGTTACAGTAAGACCAATTTCAATACTAGAATTTGATCTCTAAGGAAAAACTATATCTTAAAATACCAAATATGCTGGCAGTGCATCTTACAGTACTGTGTATTTCAGCCACTGTTAAGGCTTGAAGAGATTCATGTTTCCCTCTCAGCAGATGCTGAGCAAAGTTCTCCTTTAAACAAGGAAAGCAGTGAACTGCTAATCCATGGAAGGTGAAGGATTCCAGTCAGGATCTGCTCCCTCCCTGGCTAACAGCACGAGCTCCCgtcctgcaggcagctgcagcctAACTGTACCCCTTTTCCCTAACAGGAATCCTAGCATCACTGATCATCCACTTCAGTTCAACAGTAAAATACTTATTTACTGCCCTGTAGTACAATACCATTGAAGTACTCGGGGCCTGTGTACCTTCCCTTTAGCGATATCGTTTTTCCCCTTGAAAGAAGGCTTCATTATTATCAAAATTAAGCTACTTTAACTTCCAGCAGTTCACTCTTTACTACAGAACTTAGCAAAACCCTTTAGAGACCACTAAGGTCAGAAAGGTGACACTCGAGGATTTAATGACCAGGTCTCCATGGGCTGTGTGTTTTAATTTACATCAGCAATCAATGCTAGCCTGAAAACACCAGTTGTTTAATAGCTTTTCAGCCTTATGCTGGTGATTGTAAAGATGATTtaaaaacacactttttttctcccctttctaGCTAGAGTTACTTGTTCTAGCTTTTTCAGAATACATCTTTCCTAGTAAGAACAAATGTAGAACCTTGGGCTCATGTATTTTAGGGAAGCAAGGTTTGagaagatttaatttttcttttcccccacgagactaaaataaaactttccaaGTTGGAGGTGAACAACAAATTACTATGATACTTCATCTGGAGCAAGTACTTCAAACAAAATACAGAGATTACTGAAATTGTAATAtatcggggggggggggggggggggggaaataaaaagaaactggTACACAGTTTCCAAATTTTTCCAAAGACTAATGATACTTCAGCTGATTCAAGGAGCTGTGTTTCATACAGGCAAAATATAAATTGCTTTGGTCTAAACTGACtcaaagtatttaaaaactgctttgAAACAGCTAGACAAGCAGTGTTACAACAGAAGACTCCAGTCTTTTCTTGGTCCATGAATCACATCTATCTGAATTTTTCTAAGCCATCtttaagtacagaaaaaaataatatatccATAGGAATTGCTTCCATCAATGAAAACACATGACTGAGATGCCTACAAAAGCTCAAAGCCTTATACAGTGCTTTAGAAACAC is from Cinclus cinclus chromosome 2, bCinCin1.1, whole genome shotgun sequence and encodes:
- the LOC134041311 gene encoding cytochrome c oxidase assembly factor 5, with the protein product MPKYYEDKEEDGRACSGVREDLRQCLLESSCVLQENKSPKQCLKEGHCRSLQVTFFACKRSMLDNRARFRGRKGY
- the UNC50 gene encoding protein unc-50 homolog translates to MLPTTLVNSGSQGNGVRSPRDAARHTAGAKRYKYLRRLFHFRQMDFEFALWQMLYLFTSPQRVYRNFHYRKQTKDQWARDDPAFLVLLSVWLCVSTVGFGFVLDMGFFETIKLLLWVVFIDCVGVGLLIATLMWFISNKYLVKQQNRDYDVEWGYAFDVHLNAFYPLLVILHFIQLFFINYVIISDSVIGYFVGNTLWLIAIGYYIYVTFLGYSALPFLKNTAILLYPFALLIMLYLISLACGWNFTKMLCSFYKYRVK